CTTGCCGGCTTTCGCATTCATTGAGCCATCTTCGTTCATGACAAGGACTCTTTCAAGATTGTGGCGGTTGCCGATTTCAAAGTCGTTAGGGTCATGTGCAGGAGTGATTTTAACAGCACCAGAACCGAATTCCATATCAACATAATCATCGCCGACAATCGGGATTTCACGGCCGACGATTGGCAGGATAACCGTCTTGCCGATCAGATGCTTGTAACGGTCATCTTCCGGATGGACAGCAACAGCAGTATCACCAAGCATCGTCTCAGGTCTTGTCGTGGCAATCTCGATATGGCCGCTGCCATCTGCCAGTGGATATCTCATATGATAGAAGGCACCCTGAACGTCTTTGTGGATAACCTCAATATCCGATAAAGCTGTTTTAGCAGCCGGGTCCCAGTTAATGATGTATTCGCCGCGGTAGATCAGCCCTTTGCGGTATAAAGATACGAATACTTCTTTAACAGCCTTTGAAAGGCCTTCATCCAATGTGAAGCGCTCGCGGCTGTAATCCAGTCCGAGTCCAAGCTTTGACCATTGCTTGCGGATATGCTGTGCGTACTCTTCTTTCCATTTCCAGGCTTCCTCAAGAAACTTTTCACGGCCGAGTTCATAGCGGTTGATTCCCTGGCTGCGAAGCTTCTCGTCAACCTTTGCCTGTGTGGCAATCCCGGCATGGTCCATTCCAGGGAGCCAAAGAACATCGTACCCCTGCATACGCTTCATGCGTGTAAGGATATCCTGAAGCGCTGTGTCCCAAGCATGGCCGAGATGAAGCTTTCCGGTAACATTTGGCGGCGGGATCACGATTGTATAAGGTTTCTTGGTTTCATCATTCTTCGCTTCAAAAAACTTTCCGTTGACCCACCATTCATAGCGTCCCTGCTCAATCGAAGACGGATCATATTTGGTCGGCATCGACAAATTCTCTTCCATCATTTTTTCCTCCAATCAAATTCATTTCCATTTAAAAATAAAAAAACTCCAATCGCCTTAAAAGGACGAATGGAGTATGTTCGCGGTACCACCTTTTTTCCCAGCAAAAATGAATCATAATGCTGGCTCAAATCTGGATAACGGCTCTTCACCGTCGCCTGTTACTGGGATCCGCTCCGTTCCCAGGCGATGCTCGAGGGCGACCTTCCATGATTCCCGCTTAGAAGTCCTCCCAGCTAATGGACTTCCTCTCTTCAAGTCAGTTTTTCATGTACTCTTCCCTGTCAATGCTTTGCTTTATTTATTGGTTTTGTATATTAGTTATACTACCTAAAAAAGAGGATTGACGTCAATCATCATTTCCTATTTTTTATTATTTTATACTTCTTAACACATACTGTGCCAATATTCAGCACGTTTTGGGCCGATGCCACATAGAATAAAAAAGGGATATCTTACAGCTTGGAGGGATGTCGATGAAGAAAAAAAGGTATAACCCATATGCACTTCCGAGGTGGGCAAGGACCGCAAGGGGAGTGTGCGCACAGCTGATCATTCCTTTTTGTGTATTCCAGGGAATTCGCACCCTGTTTTTTCCGACAACGTTTGATGTCTTTTTACTGACTATATTCATCTTGATTGCACTGGCGATTAAATTTGAAATGATTTAAGGAGCCTAAGAGCGTCATTCAGCTCTGGGCTCCTTCTTGTTTGGCCAGCTCCTTTTGCCTTTCAAGTTCATCCATTTTGGTTACCACATAGCCTGTATTGCTTAATAGCCAGTACTGGCGCTGAAGCTTTTGGACGAATTTCCTCTCATCAACCTCATTCTTTCGTTGATGATATGTTTCCGCGACACGGATGATACCTGTCGGAAAGGCAAGATAGCTCATGAATAATTGCATTTCATCATCCCGGAAAGGGAAATGCTTCAAATATACATAAATCCAGTCAATGATCTCATCACCGTACTTCGGCTGAGTTTTCAATGACCTTGCCAGAAACGGCAGTAAATCCTGAATAGGAGAACCCTGTCGTGCGTTTTCGAAATTGATGAAATACCCGTATCCCCTTTCATCGAACAAAAAGTGTTCAGGAGAGACTTTGCCATGCAGTATTACCGTCCTTGTTTTCTTTTGCTCCTTCGTTTTCTCATTCCAAGCCTCAAGTTTTTGCCTGGCGAACTGCATCGCCTGCCGGATCTGGATGTAGTACAGACAGAAAGTCAGCTCAAAGGGAGCCATATATGTCCTGTTCTCGCAGCTTTCAAGGAAACCATTCAGGAACTCTTCTTCCTTTTCCCATTCTTTCAGTGTCCGCTCGTAATGCTCCTGTTTTACCTCTGGACTGATTTCCAGCTCCTTGACCGACAAAGTATGCATTCTCGCCAGTTCCCTGAACAGCTGCTTATGCCTCTCCGATTGATCCTCCCTAATGGCATTTGGCATCCATGGCATTAAATAATAAAGGGACTTATTATGCAAGACGGCATATCTTCCGTCGTTTGCCGGATATACTGGTACAATTCTGTTATAGCCCTTTTGATAAAGTGTCTGAATGTGCTTGATGAATTCCGTCCCTTCATAAGGATGGATTTTCTTCAGGGCATAGGTCCCTGATTTGGTATAGACTTTTTTTACTCTTCCAAAATCCTCCGCAAAATAAGGCTCGATTGGATATTGCCTCAACACTGCAGATTCTTCTTTTAAAAAATTGCGATCATCCATCGGATCACTCGCCTACTTTCTGGACCTCGTATGCAAGAATAGAGTTGGGCAGGTGCTAGTAAACACCTGCCCATACTAAAAGCTGTCACAATCCCAGCCAGCAGACAAGCCAGCCCTGACAACCAGCTTCCTTTTGGACAAGGCATTGCTCCTTATTAAAGGCTAAGATTGGTGAAGTGCCACTCCTGGAACATACAATACCTGGCCTTCATGGACTTCATGGTCGATGCTCAGATGGTTGACTCTCAGAAGCTGCTGTACCGGAACATCATACCGTTCAGAGATCGAATGAAGAGAATCCCCGTGCTGAACAATGCAGACTCTTATTTTGGCAACCTCTGTTGTCTCTTCCTTCCGCGCTAAAAATTCAGCAATCGAAATGCCTTTTTTCATATTCGGCTTTTTCTTTTTAAGTAAGGGTGAGGATGAGCTTTCAGGAGATTCCTCCACTTCAGCAGGCATACTTTCAGAGACCTGCGCTTCTTCTGTCTTTTGCTCGGTTTTCACTTCCACTTCCACTTCCGCTTCCGCTTCCTCTTGCTCAACTTCCACTGCCTGAACTGGCTGCTGCTCACCTCTGAAATCGCTTAATGCATATTCCAGCACTGGCTCTGGTTCTCTTTGAGCATGAGTTTCTGGCTGAGACTTTTCTTCCGCTTGTGCGGTTTTCTTGGCTTCAGCCCTGAACGGGGCATAAAGTTCTTCCTCAAAGTGCTCTTCTTCGTGATTATTCAAGGCTTCATTCTGCTGTACAAATGAATAGGCTGGAGCTTCCGGGAAGTCTAACTCAGTTGCTTCTACTGCATTTTGGCTAACTTCCTCTGCCTCTGTTTCCGCCGCAAAATCAGCTACTGCTGATGTCTCTTCACGGTAGCTGATCTCGAGCTCTTCAGCTTCTTCACTATCTACTTCCTGCTCAGCTTCATGCTGCTGATCACCATAAAGGCCAGTAATCGCCAGATCAGCATTCAGCTTCAGGCGCTCCTTTTCCGGAAAAACATAATCGAAACCTTCAACCTGGATATCGATATCATAAATACTTTCAATCCTGTTTTTAGGAATGGTGATATCCACCGGGAATCGATGGAGGAATTCATACACTCCTTCTTCCCTTTCCATGACAGAATGCACATACTTAAGAGACGAGACTTGTTCCTCCCCATTATTCTCCTGCTGTTCATAGCATGTATATTCCCCTGTCAACTCCAGAGATCCGCGAATGGAAACGTATTGCTCATTTTCCTGGATCGTTATATTCGGATCGAGTGAAATCGAGACAAGCTCCGCGACTTCCTGTCCTCTTTGAAACCACACTGACTCCTCTAGCGAAAACCGCAGGCACGATTGATTCCCTTGAGACAAAGCGACTCCTCCTTTCATTCCTTAAACGTAAAATCACTATGTCATTAACACTTTATGAGTCTGTATTTGCTTTTATGATAATTTAGAACATAAAAAGGGAGTGAAGGGGGTAATAGTGGATTTACAATTTATATAGATCATCCTGGGGTATCTTGGGATGAAGTTACGGGAACCTCTCATGATTTTGTCCGAACTTGGGGTGACTTCGGACAAAGTTACGGGAATACCTCGAAGTTTTGTCCGAACCTGGGGTGACTTCGGACAAAGTTACGGGAATACCTCCAAGTTTTGTCCGAACCTGGTGCTGCTTCGGACAAAGTTACAGTAATATCAAATGGTTTCCTGAACAAATAGAACTATAAAAGGACACCCCGCTTAATTGGGGTGTCCAAATTATTTTCACATATTCTGCAGCTTTTCAAATGCTTTTTCAGCTGCCTGAATTGTTTTTTTCAGGTCTTCGTCTGTGTGTGCTGTAGAAAGGAACAATCCTTCAAATTGTGATGGCGGGAGGAATACTCCTTCGTTTGCCATTTCACGATAGTAGGCAGCAAAGAATTCAAGATTCGAACCTTTTGCGATCTCATAGTTGATGACATTTTCGTTAGTGAAGAAGATGCCGATCATCGAACCTGCTCGGTTGATGGTATGAGGAATTCCGTATTTTTCTGCCGCGGCTTTCAGTCCTGATTCAAGAATATCAGCTTTGCGCTCAAATTCTTTGTAGGATTCGGGAGTCAGCTGTTTCAATGTTTCCAGGCCTGCTGTCATTGCCAGCGGATTTCCTGAAAGTGTTCCTGCCTGGTAAATCGGACCGCTTGGTGCGATTTGCTCCATGATTTCTCTTTTACCGCCGTAGGCTCCAACTGGGAGTCCTCCGCCGATTACCTTTCCCAGGCATGTCAGGTCAGGCGTTACATCGAAATAGCCCTGGGCACAGTTATAGCCCACACGGAAACCAGTCATGACCTCGTCGAAAATCAATACTGTACCAAACTGAGTTGTGATTTCACGCAAGCCTTCGAGGAAGCCTTCAACTGGAGGCACAACACCCATATTTCCGGCAACTGGTTCAACGATGACGCCAGCGATATCATCACCATACTGTTCAAATGCATAGCGAACGCTCTCAAGGTCATTATAAGGCACTGTAATCGTGTTTTTAGCAACACCCTCAGGAACACCCGGGCTGTCAGGCAAACCAAGTGTAGCGACACCTGAGCCAGCTTTGATGAGCAATGAATCGCCATGGCCGTGATAGCATCCTTCGAATTTAAGGATCTTGTTTCGGCCTGTATACCCACGCGCCAGGCGCAAGGCACTCATTGTTGCCTCAGTTCCCGATGATACCATTCTCACCATTTCAATGGATGGCACCCGGTCAATGACAAGCTGTGCCAGCTCGTTCTCAACAACGGTTGGCGCACCAAAGCTTGTACCAAGCTCAGCTACCTTCTTGATTCCTTCGACCACTCTGTCATTTGTGTGGCCAAGGATCAGTGGTCCCCAAGATAATACATAGTCAATATATTCATTGCCATCGATATCATAGATTTTTGACCCTTTTCCTTTTTCCATGAAGATCGGATCCATATCCACTGATTTGAACGCGCGGACAGGGCTGTTCACTCCGCCTGGCAAAAGTTCCTTCGCTTCCTTGAAAGCTGCAATTGATTTATCATATGAGCGCATATTATCCCTCATTTCTTATTGGCTACCCTTGTTTTGTAATCATAACAGTATCAGCAACCCGATGTATTACTGTTCTCTCAGCCAGCGTGCTGCATCCTTTGCGTGGTAAGTGATGATCAGGTCTGAGCCTGCGCGCTTCATTCCTGTCAGCATTTCCATGACAATGCTCTTTTCATCGACCCAGCCGTTTTGTGCTGCAGCTTTAACCATTGAATACTCACCGCTGACATTATAAATGACAACTGGCAGGTTGAAGTTGTTTTTCACATCACGAACGATGTCTAGGTATGGCATTCCTGGCTTCACGATCAGGAAGTCAGCACCTTCCATTACATCGGATTCAGCTTCGCGCATTGCTTCAATACGGTTTGCAGGATCCATCTGGTAGGATTTGCGGTCTCCAAACTGTGGTGTGCTTTCTGCCGCTTCACGGAATGGTCCGTAAAATGCGGATGAATATTTTACAGCGTAGGACATAATCGGCACATCCTGGAATCCAGCTTCATCAAGGGCAAAGCGAATAGCGGCAACGAAGCCATCCATCATGTTAGATGGTGCGATGATATCCGCTCCCGCCTTCGCCTGGCTGACAGCTGTCTTTCCAAGAAGCTCAAGAGAGGGATCATTCAAGACCTTGCCGTCTTCAATAACGCCGCAGTGACCATGGCTTGTGTATTCACACAGGCATGTATCTGCGATGACGACCATATCTGGGAAATCCTTTTTGATTACACGGGTGGCTTCCTGAACGATTCCATGGTCATGGTATGCCTGGCAGCCTACTTCATCTTTTTCATTTGGAACGCCAAACAGCAGCACGGATTTGATTCCTAATGCTTCTATTTCAGTCATTTCTTCTTTCAGGTTATCAAGAGATAAATGATAGACACCTGGCATAGAAGAGACTTCATTCTTAACATTCTCTCCTTCTACGATAAAAAGCGGGTAGATCAAGTCTTCTGTGCGAAGATAGTTCTCACGTACAAGTGCGCGCATGTTCGCTGACTGGCGAAGACGGCGATGGCGGCTGAATTCAAGATGTTTCATAAATTTACCCTCCAGTTTGTATATACTTGGCAACGCTTTTAAGCATCTCTTCAACGGTGTATTTTTCCGGCATAGCATGGACATTCAAACCCCACTGCTCTGCCTTCCTTTTGGAGACAGGACCAATGCAGGCAACGATACATTGCTCAAGCTTGCACCTTAAATTATATTCTTCTACAATCCCCATAAAATGATCGATCGTAGAAGGGCTTGTAAATGTAAGTATATCAAGTCTTTCATCACTTAGCATCTGAACCAGCTTGTCCCTGCTGTCTTGTGGAAGATAGGTTTCATAGATAATAACTTCTTCCACGATGGCTCCCTTTTTCTTTAAGGAAGAGGAAATATAGTCCCTGGCCAGGTTCCCTTTTGGTATCAAGATTTTTTCGCCTGCCTTTACTTGGGGCAAAAATTCATCGATGAACCCTTCAGCCACATATTCCTCCGGCATAAAGTCTGCTTTAACTCCCCTTTCCTCAAGGGAAGCTCTCGTTTTGTCACCTATGACAGCTACTTTACGGAAAGACGGCTTACTGTTTCTAAAAAACGAAAAAAATGTTTCAACCGTCACATTGCTAGTAAAGATAACCCAATTATAAGTATGTAATTCATTTAATATACGAAGCAATTTTTCAGAAGCTGCAACCGGGTGAAAGGCAATAAGAGGGATTTCCACAGGAATCCCTCCATTTCTAGCAACCAATTCAGAGAAAGGCTTCGAATGGGCCTTTCCCCTGGGAATCAATACTGTTCTATTTTGCAGCGAAAAAGGCGCTATCATTCACTCTCAAGCTCCTGCTTTACCTTGTCAATCAAATCTTTTGCACCCTGGCTGATTAATTTATCGGCAGCAAGCTCTCCAAGCTCCTCTGGATTCGTTCCTATTACCTGCTCCTTAATAATCGTCTTTCCATCCGGTGATCCAACAAGAGCAGTCAGAACGATTTCTTCCTTATCATTGATGTGCGCATATCCGGCAATCGGCACCTGGCAGCCGCCCTCCATCTTATTCAGAAATGCTCTTTCAGCTCTTACAGTGGCGCTTGTTTCAGCTGAAGTGAATTTCTCAAGAAGCTCAAGCAGTTCGATGTCATCACCGCGGCACTCAATCGAAAGCGCTCCCTGCCCGACAGCTGGCACACAGAGGTCCGGATCGATGAATTCCGTGACAAC
The nucleotide sequence above comes from Mesobacillus jeotgali. Encoded proteins:
- the spoVID gene encoding stage VI sporulation protein D; this encodes MKGGVALSQGNQSCLRFSLEESVWFQRGQEVAELVSISLDPNITIQENEQYVSIRGSLELTGEYTCYEQQENNGEEQVSSLKYVHSVMEREEGVYEFLHRFPVDITIPKNRIESIYDIDIQVEGFDYVFPEKERLKLNADLAITGLYGDQQHEAEQEVDSEEAEELEISYREETSAVADFAAETEAEEVSQNAVEATELDFPEAPAYSFVQQNEALNNHEEEHFEEELYAPFRAEAKKTAQAEEKSQPETHAQREPEPVLEYALSDFRGEQQPVQAVEVEQEEAEAEVEVEVKTEQKTEEAQVSESMPAEVEESPESSSSPLLKKKKPNMKKGISIAEFLARKEETTEVAKIRVCIVQHGDSLHSISERYDVPVQQLLRVNHLSIDHEVHEGQVLYVPGVALHQS
- the hemB gene encoding porphobilinogen synthase, whose product is MKHLEFSRHRRLRQSANMRALVRENYLRTEDLIYPLFIVEGENVKNEVSSMPGVYHLSLDNLKEEMTEIEALGIKSVLLFGVPNEKDEVGCQAYHDHGIVQEATRVIKKDFPDMVVIADTCLCEYTSHGHCGVIEDGKVLNDPSLELLGKTAVSQAKAGADIIAPSNMMDGFVAAIRFALDEAGFQDVPIMSYAVKYSSAFYGPFREAAESTPQFGDRKSYQMDPANRIEAMREAESDVMEGADFLIVKPGMPYLDIVRDVKNNFNLPVVIYNVSGEYSMVKAAAQNGWVDEKSIVMEMLTGMKRAGSDLIITYHAKDAARWLREQ
- the hemL gene encoding glutamate-1-semialdehyde 2,1-aminomutase; translated protein: MRSYDKSIAAFKEAKELLPGGVNSPVRAFKSVDMDPIFMEKGKGSKIYDIDGNEYIDYVLSWGPLILGHTNDRVVEGIKKVAELGTSFGAPTVVENELAQLVIDRVPSIEMVRMVSSGTEATMSALRLARGYTGRNKILKFEGCYHGHGDSLLIKAGSGVATLGLPDSPGVPEGVAKNTITVPYNDLESVRYAFEQYGDDIAGVIVEPVAGNMGVVPPVEGFLEGLREITTQFGTVLIFDEVMTGFRVGYNCAQGYFDVTPDLTCLGKVIGGGLPVGAYGGKREIMEQIAPSGPIYQAGTLSGNPLAMTAGLETLKQLTPESYKEFERKADILESGLKAAAEKYGIPHTINRAGSMIGIFFTNENVINYEIAKGSNLEFFAAYYREMANEGVFLPPSQFEGLFLSTAHTDEDLKKTIQAAEKAFEKLQNM
- a CDS encoding uroporphyrinogen-III synthase, with the protein product MIAPFSLQNRTVLIPRGKAHSKPFSELVARNGGIPVEIPLIAFHPVAASEKLLRILNELHTYNWVIFTSNVTVETFFSFFRNSKPSFRKVAVIGDKTRASLEERGVKADFMPEEYVAEGFIDEFLPQVKAGEKILIPKGNLARDYISSSLKKKGAIVEEVIIYETYLPQDSRDKLVQMLSDERLDILTFTSPSTIDHFMGIVEEYNLRCKLEQCIVACIGPVSKRKAEQWGLNVHAMPEKYTVEEMLKSVAKYIQTGG
- the ysxE gene encoding spore coat protein YsxE; the encoded protein is MDDRNFLKEESAVLRQYPIEPYFAEDFGRVKKVYTKSGTYALKKIHPYEGTEFIKHIQTLYQKGYNRIVPVYPANDGRYAVLHNKSLYYLMPWMPNAIREDQSERHKQLFRELARMHTLSVKELEISPEVKQEHYERTLKEWEKEEEFLNGFLESCENRTYMAPFELTFCLYYIQIRQAMQFARQKLEAWNEKTKEQKKTRTVILHGKVSPEHFLFDERGYGYFINFENARQGSPIQDLLPFLARSLKTQPKYGDEIIDWIYVYLKHFPFRDDEMQLFMSYLAFPTGIIRVAETYHQRKNEVDERKFVQKLQRQYWLLSNTGYVVTKMDELERQKELAKQEGAQS